A part of Streptomyces sp. DSM 40750 genomic DNA contains:
- a CDS encoding SDR family oxidoreductase — protein MSGTHRLCAGRVVIVTGAGRGLGRAHALAYAAEGARVVVNDLGVGLDGTPDPDSPAARVVEEIRAGGGDAIAQGGDIATTDGAASLVRTALDTYGRLDTLVNNAGFLRDRMLVNLDEDDWDAVLRVHLKGHFLPLKHAAAHWRAETKAGRTPTARVINTSSGAGLLGSLGQANYSAAKAGIIGLTLVAAAELSRYGVQVNAIAPAARTRMTEGVFTEAMTAPGTGFDAMAPENVSPLVVWLGSAASEGVTGRVFETEGGRITVMEGWQPGPTADKGARWDPAEAGETVRKLLAEAETPRPVYGSG, from the coding sequence ATGAGCGGCACACACCGGCTCTGCGCAGGGCGCGTCGTGATCGTGACCGGCGCGGGCCGCGGCCTCGGTCGCGCCCACGCGCTCGCGTACGCCGCCGAGGGCGCCCGCGTGGTCGTCAACGACCTCGGCGTCGGACTCGACGGCACGCCGGACCCCGACAGCCCGGCCGCCCGGGTCGTCGAGGAGATCCGCGCCGGGGGAGGGGACGCGATCGCCCAGGGCGGGGACATCGCCACGACCGACGGCGCCGCCTCCCTCGTACGCACCGCCCTGGACACGTACGGTCGGCTCGACACCCTCGTCAACAACGCCGGCTTCCTCCGCGACCGCATGCTCGTCAACCTCGACGAGGACGACTGGGACGCCGTCCTCCGCGTCCATCTCAAGGGCCACTTCCTCCCCCTCAAGCACGCGGCCGCCCACTGGCGCGCCGAGACCAAAGCCGGCCGCACCCCCACAGCGAGAGTCATCAACACCAGCAGCGGCGCGGGCCTCCTCGGCTCACTCGGCCAGGCCAACTACAGCGCCGCCAAGGCCGGCATCATCGGCCTCACCCTCGTCGCCGCCGCCGAACTGTCCCGCTACGGCGTCCAGGTCAACGCCATCGCCCCCGCGGCGCGCACGAGGATGACCGAGGGCGTCTTCACCGAGGCCATGACCGCGCCCGGCACCGGCTTCGACGCGATGGCCCCGGAGAACGTGTCGCCCTTGGTCGTCTGGCTGGGCTCCGCCGCGAGCGAGGGCGTCACCGGCCGGGTCTTCGAAACAGAGGGCGGCCGCATCACCGTCATGGAGGGCTGGCAACCGGGCCCCACCGCGGACAAGGGGGCACGCTGGGATCCGGCGGAGGCAGGGGAGACGGTACGGAAACTACTGGCGGAGGCGGAGACCCCGAGACCGGTATACGGGTCCGGCTGA